A region of Micromonospora sp. WMMD882 DNA encodes the following proteins:
- a CDS encoding extracellular solute-binding protein — protein sequence MKKKIALSAVLVAGLALTGCGSASDSGSPSGGSSGKLVVWDWKSGEASAAPYIEKAKADFAKKHPNVTVEFVAQPFDQYYTLLGTAIQSGSGPDVILFNGGGQIRDRTDALVPLDEYVADDKERLAGWEAFSKDGRTYAGPVTLQGHPIYYNKAIYEKAELDPASPATTWPEFVEDCAAIARAGAKCFALGNKEGAGIQFWLSALGSGTLTAEEYDNWIAGKRDWSAPNVKRIFQLWKEAGDAGLNNEGANSTAMFNDSFALFQAGKAAHVMGLMSDVGHWKDFNEFLTPEKLGVMDAPVVTPGTTPVLAYDGGIGYGVAKWTKEPKVAADLVRSLTSAEALKAFYAEAGAIAADTTIDVSDAGPAVATIVSELKTGKPALHVALSSKTLDLMGRLSQQLLSGSVTVDEAVKQLAASDQAG from the coding sequence ATGAAGAAAAAAATAGCGTTGTCGGCTGTCCTCGTGGCGGGACTGGCCCTGACCGGCTGCGGAAGCGCCAGCGACTCGGGCTCCCCGTCCGGCGGCTCGTCGGGCAAACTGGTGGTGTGGGACTGGAAGTCCGGTGAGGCCTCCGCCGCACCCTACATCGAGAAGGCAAAGGCCGACTTCGCCAAGAAGCACCCGAACGTCACCGTCGAGTTCGTGGCCCAGCCGTTCGACCAGTACTACACCCTGCTCGGCACGGCCATCCAGTCCGGCAGCGGACCCGACGTCATCCTCTTCAACGGCGGCGGCCAGATCCGCGACCGGACGGACGCCCTCGTGCCGTTGGACGAGTACGTCGCGGACGACAAGGAGCGGCTGGCCGGCTGGGAGGCGTTCAGCAAGGACGGCAGGACCTACGCCGGCCCGGTGACCCTGCAGGGTCACCCCATCTACTACAACAAGGCGATCTACGAGAAGGCCGAGCTCGACCCGGCCAGCCCGGCGACCACCTGGCCCGAGTTCGTCGAGGACTGCGCCGCCATCGCCAGGGCCGGCGCCAAGTGCTTCGCGCTCGGCAACAAGGAGGGCGCCGGCATCCAGTTCTGGCTCTCCGCCCTCGGGTCGGGCACCCTCACCGCCGAGGAGTACGACAACTGGATCGCCGGCAAGCGTGACTGGTCCGCGCCCAACGTCAAGCGGATCTTCCAGTTGTGGAAGGAGGCCGGCGACGCGGGGTTGAACAACGAGGGCGCCAACTCGACCGCGATGTTCAACGACTCCTTCGCGCTCTTCCAGGCCGGCAAGGCCGCCCACGTCATGGGTCTGATGTCGGACGTCGGGCACTGGAAGGACTTCAACGAGTTCCTCACGCCGGAGAAGCTCGGCGTGATGGACGCCCCGGTCGTCACCCCCGGCACCACCCCGGTCCTGGCGTACGACGGCGGCATCGGATACGGCGTCGCGAAGTGGACGAAGGAGCCGAAGGTGGCCGCGGACCTGGTGCGCTCGCTGACCTCGGCAGAGGCCCTGAAGGCGTTCTACGCCGAGGCCGGCGCGATCGCCGCCGACACCACCATCGACGTGTCGGACGCCGGTCCGGCCGTCGCCACCATCGTCTCCGAGCTCAAGACCGGTAAGCCCGCGCTGCACGTGGCGTTGTCCTCGAAGACCCTGGACCTGATGGGCCGGCTCTCCCAGCAGTTGCTGAGCGGTTCGGTCACCGTCGACGAGGCGGTGAAGCAGTTGGCCGCTTCCGACCAGGCGGGTTGA
- a CDS encoding FadR/GntR family transcriptional regulator, producing MTTSQETTRPDAAPPAWARRPANLARAVTAELVERIVRGVHPSGTPLPPEPILCETFSVSRTVVREAVKILQEKGLVQVRQGAGTMVTPPAMWDMLDELVLGATIAEDDSLAILDDLVVTRRVLESDMANVAARVADQEVLDRLRALVDRMDELVDDHVSYHDHDRAFHDTVMQASGNRIARGVVRSLESQVVNTARYMGRTERALCVASNQGHRRIYERIAAHDPEGAAQAMYTHITEAWLVRRSGSETPTRLRR from the coding sequence ATGACGACATCGCAGGAGACGACCCGGCCCGACGCGGCGCCTCCGGCCTGGGCCCGCCGGCCGGCCAACCTCGCCCGGGCGGTCACCGCGGAGCTGGTGGAGCGCATCGTACGGGGCGTGCATCCGTCGGGCACGCCGCTGCCGCCGGAGCCGATCCTCTGCGAGACCTTCTCGGTGAGCCGGACGGTCGTCCGGGAAGCCGTGAAGATCCTTCAGGAGAAGGGTCTGGTGCAGGTCCGTCAGGGCGCCGGCACGATGGTGACCCCGCCGGCGATGTGGGACATGCTCGACGAGCTCGTCCTCGGCGCGACCATCGCCGAGGACGACAGCCTGGCCATCCTCGACGACCTCGTGGTGACCCGGCGGGTGCTGGAGTCCGACATGGCCAACGTCGCCGCCCGGGTCGCCGACCAGGAGGTCCTCGACCGGCTCCGCGCCCTGGTGGACCGGATGGACGAGCTGGTCGACGACCACGTCAGCTACCACGACCACGACCGGGCCTTCCACGACACGGTCATGCAGGCGTCCGGGAACCGGATCGCCCGTGGGGTGGTCCGGTCGCTGGAGAGCCAGGTGGTCAACACCGCCCGGTACATGGGCCGTACGGAACGCGCCCTGTGCGTGGCGTCGAACCAGGGGCACCGGCGCATCTACGAGCGCATCGCCGCGCACGACCCGGAGGGCGCCGCCCAGGCGATGTACACGCACATCACCGAGGCCTGGCTGGTCCGCCGCAGCGGCTCGGAGACCCCCACCCGCCTGCGACGCTGA
- a CDS encoding RICIN domain-containing protein, with translation MRTIGEARPASPPGRRWGAGLAAAAAAVVAAGTLVAVNAAPAAAATVDTNAWYVLVNRNSGKALDVYNLATNDGARITQWTRNNGNQQQWQFVDSGGGYYRVKSRLSGKVLDVANVSTANGAAVHQWSDHNGANQQWRLADSDGGHVRLINRNSNKALEVQNASTADGANIVQYDDWGGANQQWQFVRVDGGTNPTTPPPTTPPPTNPGNGTAGCGKAPTLRNGTHNITSNGKNRSFILRMPNNYNNNNRYRLIFALHWRGGTANEIDSGGTSGQAWSYYGQWEQSNNTAILVAPQGLNGGWANPGGEDVTLIDDIIRRIDSDLCVNPAQRFATGFSWGGGMSYALACARPTVFRAVAVISGGLISGCSGGTQPVAYFGLHGISDNVLSISGGRNLRDTFVRNNGCTPQNPPEPAAGSRTHITTTYSGCRAGYPVQWAAYDNGHMPGPVDGTYAESGVTTWTKGEIWRFFAQFS, from the coding sequence ATGAGAACGATCGGTGAGGCCCGTCCCGCCTCTCCACCCGGCCGCCGCTGGGGGGCCGGTCTGGCCGCCGCTGCGGCCGCCGTCGTCGCCGCCGGCACGCTGGTCGCGGTCAACGCCGCGCCGGCCGCCGCGGCGACGGTCGACACGAACGCCTGGTACGTGCTGGTCAACCGCAACAGCGGCAAGGCGTTGGACGTGTACAACCTGGCCACCAACGACGGCGCGCGGATCACCCAGTGGACCCGTAACAACGGCAACCAGCAGCAGTGGCAGTTCGTCGACTCCGGTGGCGGCTACTACCGGGTCAAGTCGCGGTTGTCGGGCAAGGTCCTCGACGTGGCGAACGTGTCGACCGCCAACGGCGCGGCCGTGCACCAGTGGTCCGACCACAACGGGGCCAACCAGCAGTGGCGGTTGGCCGACTCCGACGGCGGCCACGTCCGCCTGATCAACCGCAACAGCAACAAGGCCCTGGAGGTGCAGAACGCCTCGACCGCCGACGGGGCGAACATCGTCCAGTACGACGACTGGGGCGGCGCGAACCAGCAGTGGCAGTTCGTCCGGGTCGACGGCGGCACCAACCCCACCACCCCGCCGCCCACCACCCCGCCGCCCACGAACCCGGGCAACGGGACGGCCGGCTGCGGCAAGGCGCCGACGCTGCGCAACGGTACGCACAACATCACCAGCAACGGCAAGAACCGCTCGTTCATCCTGCGGATGCCGAACAACTACAACAACAACAACCGCTACCGGCTGATCTTCGCGCTGCACTGGCGGGGCGGCACCGCCAACGAGATCGACTCCGGCGGCACCAGCGGCCAGGCCTGGTCGTACTACGGCCAGTGGGAGCAGTCGAACAACACCGCGATCCTGGTCGCGCCGCAGGGCCTCAACGGTGGCTGGGCGAACCCGGGCGGCGAGGACGTCACCCTGATCGACGACATCATCCGTCGCATCGACAGTGACCTCTGCGTCAACCCGGCCCAGCGCTTCGCCACCGGCTTCAGCTGGGGCGGCGGCATGAGCTACGCGCTGGCCTGCGCCCGGCCGACGGTCTTCCGGGCCGTCGCGGTCATCTCCGGTGGCCTGATCAGCGGATGCAGCGGCGGCACCCAGCCGGTGGCGTACTTCGGTCTGCACGGCATCAGCGACAACGTGCTGTCGATCTCCGGGGGACGCAACCTGCGTGACACGTTCGTCCGGAACAACGGCTGCACCCCGCAGAACCCGCCGGAGCCGGCCGCCGGCAGCCGGACCCACATCACCACCACCTACTCGGGCTGCCGGGCGGGGTACCCGGTGCAGTGGGCCGCGTACGACAACGGGCACATGCCCGGCCCGGTCGACGGGACCTACGCCGAAAGCGGCGTCACGACCTGGACCAAGGGCGAGATCTGGCGGTTCTTCGCGCAGTTCTCCTGA
- a CDS encoding PHB depolymerase family esterase, translated as MVIPSLQPAYAASLVEVTNFGDNPGGMRMYVYVPDARPANPAIVVAMHGCGGSGPAFYSGSEFASLADRYGFVVIYPTATQQAGFGNCFDTWSDTAKRHGGGSDPVSLVSMINYVSRQYGGDLNRVYATGSSSGGMMTNHMLAVYPEVFKAGAAFMGVPFNCFAGAADYPPGRSQCTGGNMNRTPQQWGDAVRQAYPGYSGPRPKLQVWHGTNDTLVPYQLLQESIEQWTNVFGLSQTPTSTDTPQTNWNRRRWTSNGNVLLEAYSIQGAGHSLPSGGMAAAAIQFFGLTSPSPTTPAPTTPGPTTPAPTTPAPTTPAPTTPAPTTPPPGSGACRVTVAVNAWNNGLTADITITNTGGSAVNGWSLAFTLPGGQAITSGWNATYAPSSGQVTARNVAYNAAIPVNGSVSVGFQATHTGNNGKPSAFALNGAACTVA; from the coding sequence ATGGTGATCCCCTCGCTCCAACCGGCGTACGCCGCCTCGCTGGTCGAGGTGACCAACTTCGGCGACAACCCGGGCGGCATGCGGATGTACGTCTACGTGCCGGACGCCCGTCCCGCCAACCCGGCGATCGTGGTGGCCATGCACGGCTGTGGCGGCTCCGGCCCCGCCTTCTACTCCGGCAGCGAGTTCGCCTCGCTGGCCGACCGGTACGGCTTCGTGGTGATCTACCCGACCGCGACCCAGCAGGCCGGGTTCGGTAACTGCTTCGACACCTGGTCGGACACGGCCAAACGGCACGGTGGGGGCAGTGACCCGGTGTCGCTGGTGTCGATGATCAACTACGTGAGCCGGCAGTACGGCGGCGACCTCAACCGGGTCTACGCGACGGGCAGCTCGTCGGGCGGCATGATGACCAACCACATGCTGGCCGTCTACCCGGAGGTGTTCAAGGCCGGGGCGGCGTTCATGGGCGTCCCGTTCAACTGCTTCGCCGGCGCGGCGGACTACCCGCCGGGGCGCAGCCAGTGCACCGGCGGGAACATGAACCGCACCCCGCAGCAGTGGGGGGACGCGGTACGGCAGGCGTACCCCGGCTACTCCGGCCCCCGCCCCAAGCTGCAGGTCTGGCACGGTACCAACGACACGCTGGTGCCGTACCAGTTGCTGCAGGAGTCGATCGAGCAGTGGACCAACGTGTTCGGGCTGAGCCAGACGCCCACCTCAACCGACACCCCGCAGACCAACTGGAACCGCCGGCGGTGGACCTCCAACGGCAACGTCCTGCTGGAGGCGTACAGCATCCAGGGGGCCGGTCACAGCCTGCCCTCCGGCGGGATGGCGGCCGCCGCCATCCAGTTCTTCGGTCTGACCTCGCCGTCGCCGACCACGCCGGCGCCGACGACGCCGGGCCCGACCACTCCCGCCCCGACCACCCCCGCCCCGACCACCCCCGCCCCGACCACGCCGGCGCCCACCACGCCGCCGCCGGGCTCGGGGGCGTGCCGGGTGACGGTCGCCGTCAACGCCTGGAACAACGGGCTGACCGCCGACATCACGATCACGAACACCGGCGGCAGCGCGGTCAACGGCTGGTCGCTGGCGTTCACGCTGCCCGGCGGGCAGGCCATCACCTCCGGCTGGAACGCCACCTACGCGCCGTCCTCGGGGCAGGTGACGGCGCGGAACGTCGCTTACAACGCCGCGATCCCGGTCAACGGCTCGGTCAGCGTCGGGTTCCAGGCCACGCACACCGGTAACAACGGCAAGCCGAGCGCGTTCGCCCTCAACGGCGCGGCCTGCACGGTCGCCTGA
- a CDS encoding PaaX family transcriptional regulator C-terminal domain-containing protein, with translation MSSPFHIEEIFPDDAGHTVRLPRRQTGNAPQGLVVTLLADYTVRTGAWLPSAALVALLAEAGVSAAGARTAISRLVRRGVLDGSRQGRHSFYRLSRPAAVNLSVGGRWIVTATDPTTAWDGQWTLVAFSLPQDHGTQRRNLRHQLRWLGYAPLYDGLWISPHEVTPPVRAHLAQLTLGAVTVFRGRQAELDTLAGRDPLDAWDVAAIARHYESFLRRWRPLLPRVTSGQVGGAEAVQARTEVMDTFRRFPVLDPQLPTEILPPGWLREPARQVFAAVYDGLAHPAERHVRAVVARFADQEQPGIRAHTTADLLAGLGPGEAPACGDGTIPDAAGSGRVPS, from the coding sequence GTGAGCAGCCCGTTCCACATCGAGGAGATCTTTCCGGACGACGCGGGGCACACGGTGCGGCTGCCCCGCAGACAGACCGGGAACGCCCCGCAGGGACTCGTGGTGACGCTGCTGGCCGACTACACCGTACGAACGGGGGCCTGGCTGCCGTCCGCGGCGCTGGTCGCGCTGCTCGCCGAAGCCGGGGTGAGCGCCGCCGGCGCCCGCACCGCGATCAGCCGGCTGGTCCGCCGGGGCGTCCTCGACGGCAGCCGGCAGGGCCGGCACAGCTTCTACCGGCTCAGCCGGCCGGCCGCCGTCAACCTGTCCGTCGGCGGCCGGTGGATCGTCACCGCCACCGACCCGACGACAGCGTGGGACGGGCAGTGGACCCTGGTCGCCTTCTCGCTGCCGCAGGACCACGGCACCCAGCGGCGGAACCTGCGCCACCAACTGCGCTGGCTGGGGTACGCGCCGCTCTACGACGGGCTGTGGATCTCACCGCACGAGGTGACGCCGCCGGTGCGGGCCCACCTCGCCCAGCTCACCCTCGGCGCGGTCACCGTGTTCCGCGGCCGGCAGGCCGAACTCGACACCCTCGCCGGCCGCGACCCCCTCGACGCCTGGGACGTCGCCGCGATCGCCCGGCATTACGAGTCCTTCCTGCGGCGCTGGCGGCCACTGCTGCCCCGGGTGACGTCCGGGCAGGTCGGCGGGGCGGAGGCGGTGCAGGCCCGGACCGAGGTGATGGACACCTTCCGGCGTTTCCCCGTCCTCGATCCGCAGCTACCGACCGAGATCCTGCCCCCGGGATGGCTGCGGGAACCGGCCCGGCAGGTGTTCGCCGCCGTCTACGACGGACTCGCCCACCCCGCCGAACGGCACGTCCGCGCCGTCGTCGCCCGGTTCGCCGACCAGGAGCAGCCCGGCATCCGGGCGCACACCACCGCCGACCTGCTCGCCGGCCTGGGCCCAGGCGAGGCCCCCGCCTGCGGGGACGGGACCATTCCGGACGCCGCCGGCAGCGGAAGGGTCCCGTCCTGA
- a CDS encoding copper resistance protein CopC — MRRQPSAPSRLASAALAFLLASAVAVLASPAPASAHGTLAMSTPASGATVKEPVTTVALYFTERVANNAYFAVTAPGGKRVDYGWSYGDAKPLDKPVREYLLVDGQFEPREYSTGFPAVVKLAHLPAAGQYSVSYLSVASDGEPVRGTMSFRYTGRATAAPQGWQPPTDQPDPALVAAAEQHDTKGHQGSGTSSSAPPSTPPAVAAPPADSDDEGGVPGGVWAGGAVVLTLAAGGYLAWRRRPALAGRAPQGRPGRSGSAARGRGVGPKTRGRPGTPTRARADRTTVKAGADRTTVKAGAGRPATVDGAGSGAAGAEPVTGAAGRFRLGDARMALLVGAVVVALLAGFGIGRISAGDERAVDTRTAVGGPGQASAVSAMDGHQHAPGTGAHSHPGDGPGLVTGTTVSGGGYTLRPVQRTQPAGGTVDYRFRIVGADGQPATRFAVVHDRPLHLIVVGRDLSGYQHLHPTMAADGTWQVPLRLATPGAYRVYADFSVTTADGAQLPLVLGVDYHVPGAHTPAAVPPAQPQATVDPYTVSMEGTPTVGVSTPMVFRVGGPGEVRLERYLGAYGHLVVVREGDLGYVHVHPEPELVDGAVKFWLTAPSAGRYRAFFDFQIGGEVRTAAYTLDLP, encoded by the coding sequence ATGCGTCGTCAACCCTCGGCTCCGTCCCGCCTGGCTTCGGCCGCGCTCGCGTTCCTCCTCGCCTCGGCGGTCGCCGTCCTGGCGTCGCCCGCGCCGGCCTCGGCCCACGGCACCCTGGCGATGTCCACGCCGGCCTCCGGGGCCACGGTGAAGGAGCCGGTGACGACGGTGGCGCTCTACTTCACCGAGCGGGTCGCCAACAACGCCTACTTCGCCGTGACCGCCCCGGGCGGCAAACGCGTCGACTACGGCTGGTCGTACGGGGATGCCAAGCCGCTGGACAAGCCGGTCCGGGAGTACCTGCTGGTCGACGGGCAGTTCGAGCCCCGCGAGTACTCGACCGGCTTCCCGGCCGTGGTGAAGCTGGCCCACCTGCCGGCGGCCGGTCAGTACTCGGTCAGCTACCTCTCGGTGGCCTCGGACGGCGAGCCGGTGCGCGGCACCATGAGCTTCCGCTACACCGGCCGGGCCACGGCGGCCCCGCAGGGCTGGCAGCCGCCCACCGACCAACCCGACCCGGCGCTGGTGGCCGCCGCCGAGCAGCACGACACCAAGGGTCACCAGGGGTCGGGCACGTCCTCCTCGGCCCCGCCGTCGACCCCGCCCGCCGTGGCCGCCCCGCCGGCCGACTCCGACGACGAGGGCGGCGTCCCCGGTGGAGTCTGGGCGGGCGGGGCCGTCGTGCTGACCCTGGCGGCGGGCGGCTACCTGGCCTGGCGTCGCCGTCCGGCCCTGGCCGGTCGCGCCCCGCAGGGCCGCCCCGGCCGGTCGGGCAGCGCCGCTCGCGGGCGCGGCGTCGGCCCGAAGACCAGGGGACGACCGGGTACGCCCACCCGCGCCCGCGCCGACCGTACGACGGTCAAGGCCGGCGCCGACCGTACGACGGTCAAGGCCGGCGCCGGGCGGCCGGCGACGGTCGACGGGGCCGGTTCCGGCGCGGCTGGTGCCGAACCTGTCACCGGGGCGGCGGGCCGGTTCCGGCTGGGGGACGCGCGGATGGCGCTGCTGGTCGGGGCGGTGGTGGTGGCCCTGCTGGCCGGGTTCGGCATCGGCCGGATCAGCGCCGGCGACGAGCGGGCCGTCGACACCCGGACGGCCGTCGGCGGGCCGGGTCAGGCGTCGGCGGTGTCGGCCATGGACGGCCACCAGCACGCCCCCGGCACCGGCGCGCACTCGCACCCGGGGGACGGCCCGGGTCTGGTGACCGGGACGACGGTCAGTGGCGGCGGGTACACGTTGCGGCCCGTGCAGCGGACCCAGCCGGCCGGCGGCACGGTGGACTACCGGTTCCGGATCGTCGGCGCCGACGGGCAGCCGGCGACCCGCTTCGCGGTGGTGCACGACCGGCCGCTGCACCTGATCGTGGTGGGCCGTGACCTGAGCGGCTACCAGCATCTGCACCCGACGATGGCGGCCGACGGCACCTGGCAGGTCCCGCTGCGGCTGGCCACGCCGGGGGCGTACCGCGTCTACGCCGACTTCTCGGTGACCACCGCGGACGGCGCTCAACTGCCGCTGGTGCTGGGGGTGGACTACCACGTGCCGGGCGCGCACACGCCGGCCGCCGTGCCGCCGGCGCAGCCGCAGGCCACTGTCGATCCGTACACGGTGTCGATGGAGGGCACGCCCACAGTGGGGGTGTCCACGCCGATGGTGTTCCGGGTGGGCGGTCCGGGGGAGGTACGCCTGGAGCGCTACCTGGGCGCGTACGGGCACCTGGTGGTGGTGCGGGAGGGCGACCTGGGCTACGTGCACGTCCACCCGGAGCCGGAGCTGGTCGACGGGGCGGTCAAGTTCTGGCTGACCGCGCCGAGCGCCGGCCGGTACCGGGCGTTCTTCGACTTCCAGATCGGCGGCGAGGTGCGCACCGCCGCGTACACCCTCGACCTGCCCTGA
- a CDS encoding serine/threonine-protein kinase has product MLRPGLRLGDRYRLDTRIGAGGMGEVWRAVDVLLDRTVAVKAMLPDVADDPDFARRFLVEAKAMASVNHAAVASIHDYGHSDGLTFLVMEFVDGQSLSQLLARHGRLSPADTMHLVAQAADGLQAVHERGIVHRDIKPANLLVRPNGTLLITDFGIARRHDASLLTASGAVLGTPTYLSPEQVLGRPATPLSDVYSLGLAGYECLTGRRPFTGDNPYAIALRRVQSPPAPLGDDLPQPVRAVVERALAVEPAHRWPSAATLAHAARWSAGPLAHPPPPPPVPGPPLPAPSSPYPSSPPPSSSPSSSPVSLPPSAPAPVPPSSATPPPPAARPAAPGRSKRRQRVLLAAAVVVVLVGGAATWQGLRPDGGGSPADAGPPAPGATAPPGPSATAPTAPAGFAACDAAYCPTAPLCWGGLVAISGTAMPPRKADCAGEHSWETYAAVRRPDDAADLPQDELLAHPSVAAACSSAVLAARSVEPDGTRAWVRDAWPIELPADQGWLVHCLARPESGVSTGPAFRPA; this is encoded by the coding sequence ATGCTGCGCCCTGGCCTCAGACTCGGCGACCGGTACCGTCTCGACACCCGGATCGGCGCCGGCGGCATGGGCGAGGTGTGGCGGGCGGTCGACGTGCTGCTCGACCGGACGGTCGCGGTGAAGGCCATGCTGCCCGACGTGGCGGACGACCCGGACTTCGCCCGACGCTTCCTGGTCGAGGCGAAGGCGATGGCCAGCGTCAACCACGCCGCCGTGGCCTCGATCCACGACTACGGGCACAGCGACGGGCTGACCTTCCTGGTGATGGAGTTCGTCGACGGGCAGTCCCTGTCCCAGCTCCTGGCCCGGCACGGCCGGCTCTCCCCCGCCGACACCATGCACCTGGTCGCCCAGGCGGCCGACGGGCTCCAGGCGGTGCACGAGCGCGGCATCGTGCACCGCGACATCAAACCGGCCAACCTGCTGGTCCGGCCGAACGGCACCCTGCTGATCACCGACTTCGGCATCGCGCGCCGACACGACGCCTCGCTGCTGACCGCGTCCGGCGCGGTCCTCGGCACCCCCACCTACCTCTCGCCGGAGCAGGTGCTCGGCCGACCGGCCACCCCCCTCAGCGACGTCTACTCGCTCGGCCTCGCCGGGTACGAGTGCCTGACCGGACGCCGCCCGTTCACCGGCGACAACCCGTACGCGATCGCGCTGCGACGGGTACAGTCGCCACCCGCGCCGCTCGGCGACGACCTGCCCCAGCCGGTACGGGCCGTGGTGGAGCGGGCGTTGGCCGTCGAGCCGGCCCACCGTTGGCCGTCCGCCGCCACCCTGGCCCACGCCGCCCGCTGGTCTGCCGGTCCGCTCGCCCACCCACCGCCGCCCCCGCCGGTCCCAGGCCCACCGCTGCCGGCCCCGTCGTCGCCTTACCCGTCGTCCCCTCCCCCGTCGTCGTCTCCCTCGTCGTCGCCCGTCAGCCTGCCGCCGTCGGCCCCGGCACCGGTCCCGCCGTCGTCCGCGACGCCACCGCCACCGGCCGCGCGCCCGGCTGCCCCGGGCCGGTCGAAGCGACGACAGCGGGTGCTGCTGGCCGCGGCGGTGGTCGTGGTCCTGGTCGGCGGGGCGGCGACCTGGCAGGGGCTGCGCCCGGACGGCGGCGGGTCCCCGGCCGACGCCGGCCCGCCGGCGCCGGGCGCCACCGCCCCGCCGGGGCCGAGCGCCACCGCCCCGACCGCCCCGGCCGGTTTCGCCGCCTGCGACGCGGCGTACTGCCCGACGGCGCCGCTGTGCTGGGGCGGGCTGGTCGCCATCAGCGGCACCGCCATGCCACCCCGGAAGGCGGACTGCGCCGGGGAACACTCGTGGGAGACGTACGCCGCGGTCCGGCGGCCCGACGACGCGGCGGACCTGCCACAGGACGAGCTGCTGGCCCACCCGTCCGTCGCGGCGGCCTGCTCGTCGGCGGTCCTGGCGGCCCGCAGCGTCGAGCCGGACGGCACCCGGGCGTGGGTCCGGGACGCCTGGCCGATCGAGCTGCCGGCCGACCAGGGCTGGCTGGTGCACTGCCTGGCCCGCCCGGAGTCCGGCGTCTCGACGGGCCCGGCCTTCCGTCCGGCCTGA
- a CDS encoding Uma2 family endonuclease, translating into MSAEAVGRHMPSVVTLDDLTAMMAADDHHRYEISPEQVLSIMPPPGYAHAIIATRLMVWLAQAGVAADRVAQAVGLRIPGRHGGVGGRIPDLVVWSKSQADGVWLPVTDVLLVVEIVSPGSEGVDTVTKRNEYAAAGIPQYWMVDQDPAQTVTMHRLDGDHYTVRATMPLAWVLNGSPADHDLG; encoded by the coding sequence ATGAGCGCGGAGGCGGTTGGCAGGCACATGCCCTCGGTCGTGACGCTCGACGATCTCACCGCGATGATGGCCGCGGACGACCACCACCGGTACGAGATCAGCCCCGAGCAAGTCCTCTCGATCATGCCGCCCCCGGGATACGCCCACGCGATCATCGCGACCCGACTCATGGTGTGGCTCGCCCAGGCGGGTGTGGCGGCGGACCGCGTCGCCCAGGCCGTCGGGCTGCGCATCCCCGGCCGGCACGGTGGCGTCGGCGGTCGCATCCCTGACCTGGTCGTCTGGAGCAAGTCCCAGGCCGACGGGGTCTGGCTGCCGGTCACCGACGTGCTGCTTGTCGTCGAGATCGTCTCCCCCGGCTCCGAGGGCGTGGACACGGTGACCAAACGCAACGAGTACGCCGCCGCTGGCATCCCCCAGTACTGGATGGTCGACCAGGATCCGGCGCAGACGGTCACCATGCACCGGCTGGACGGCGACCACTACACCGTTCGGGCGACCATGCCGCTCGCCTGGGTTCTCAACGGCAGCCCGGCCGACCACGATCTCGGCTAA
- a CDS encoding helix-turn-helix transcriptional regulator yields the protein MTEGGASTVPRRQLGRMLRELRLAAGVTLDAAAVALECSRQKVWRIETGAGTVRGVDVRGMCELYGVAADLTALLVVLAGETRARGWWHSYAEVPAWLGLHAGLEATALRLREYADALVPALLRTPGYARALHEPDPEATDDDRERLEGAWRERQNVLRRRLPPPPRLAVVLAEAALLRVTGDRATMAAQLQRLRQVTALPNVSIRVLPLAAGLSAGAVAGSFTLLDFAPDGNRAVPEPPVVYQESLTGALYLDRPAELAAFERAWAKLAASTLDPDQSRRLIGKIAEQVHHG from the coding sequence ATGACGGAGGGTGGGGCGTCGACGGTGCCGCGTCGGCAGCTCGGGCGGATGTTGCGGGAGCTGCGGCTCGCCGCCGGGGTGACGCTGGACGCGGCGGCGGTGGCGTTGGAGTGCAGTAGGCAGAAGGTGTGGCGGATCGAGACCGGCGCGGGCACCGTGCGCGGCGTCGACGTGCGGGGCATGTGCGAGCTGTACGGCGTGGCCGCCGACCTGACCGCACTCCTGGTCGTCCTGGCCGGCGAGACGCGGGCCAGGGGCTGGTGGCACTCGTACGCCGAGGTGCCGGCCTGGCTGGGCCTGCACGCCGGGTTGGAGGCCACCGCGCTGCGGCTGCGCGAGTACGCCGACGCGCTGGTGCCGGCGCTGCTGCGCACCCCTGGGTACGCGCGGGCGCTGCACGAGCCCGACCCGGAGGCGACCGACGACGACCGGGAACGGCTGGAAGGGGCCTGGCGTGAGCGGCAGAACGTGCTGCGGCGTCGACTGCCGCCGCCGCCCCGGCTGGCCGTGGTGCTCGCCGAGGCGGCGTTGCTGCGGGTGACCGGTGACCGGGCGACCATGGCCGCACAGCTCCAGCGTCTGCGGCAGGTGACCGCGCTGCCGAACGTGTCGATTCGGGTGCTGCCGCTCGCCGCCGGGCTGTCCGCCGGGGCGGTGGCCGGGTCGTTCACGCTGCTGGACTTCGCGCCGGACGGCAACCGGGCCGTGCCGGAGCCGCCGGTGGTCTACCAGGAGTCGTTGACCGGGGCGCTCTACCTGGACCGGCCGGCGGAGCTGGCCGCCTTCGAACGGGCCTGGGCGAAGCTGGCCGCGTCCACGCTGGACCCGGACCAGTCCCGCCGGCTCATCGGCAAGATCGCCGAACAGGTGCACCATGGGTGA